One Pyrus communis chromosome 4, drPyrComm1.1, whole genome shotgun sequence genomic region harbors:
- the LOC137731063 gene encoding LOW QUALITY PROTEIN: putative 1-phosphatidylinositol-3-phosphate 5-kinase FAB1C (The sequence of the model RefSeq protein was modified relative to this genomic sequence to represent the inferred CDS: inserted 2 bases in 1 codon): protein MGIPDRSLLDLIDKVRSWISGGASDSRCLSSVFDIXSNGCKMCCDCNTNTTGIGSRYHCQSCGRWICGKCIQGSEWDSIKSNDEVGGSTIKFCKFCSLARLRKEGGRNNSEKVHPSASPRDSPEPASPCCSAETVKCSVDNDESIHSDHFSKILEAHDCSYSPHAVRSMTSLSSHPSPISIRHSISRSDEEEAEDSGKNFCSPLSEYCDDNSDIDLSSVSSRKEFFRSRSLGSHHFDCPSRIYYTYSRVGHSVLQGQEGIPVSQTDGPLGQQTKAVLKRPERGSEDPDITDDCSDDASVICSQYEKSQRPLDFENNGLIWYPPPPDDENDDAECNIFSYDDEDDDIGDSGAVFSSSSSLSSMFPAKEKQNEGNKEPLRAVVQGHFRALVSQLLQGEGFMDKGDGDEDWLDIVTKIAWQAANFVKPDTSRGGSMDPGDYVKVKCIASGSPSDSTLIKGVVCTKNIKHKRMTSQYKNPRLLILGGALEYQKIPNKLASFDTLLHQENNHLRMIISKIEAHRPNVLLVEKSVSSYAQDYLLEKEISLVLNVKRPLLERIAQCTGALITPSIDDIPKTRLGHCELFRLEKISEQHEPANQFNKKPVKTLMFFEGCPRRLCCTVLLKGACVEELKKIKHVVQYAVFAAYHLSLETSFLADEGATLPKTTLRHPVTIPDRTTADANSVIPNSHALSNSQAVPFTSVEDDNILGLKPEIEGLESLPGHLYHGLDFPVSNGDFVIGITSSDAYTDDIGNNVILGSSYQYKDINGVTVHSSETKDLSQPELQENLPHDWSQHEDNELTNSERIDHNQVSSEYFSSADTHQSILVSFSSYCVLKGTVCERSRLLRIKFYGCFDKPLGRYLRDDLFDQTSSCRTCKETAESHLLCYTHQQGNLTINVRRLPSLKLPGERDGKIWMWHRCLRCAHINGVPPATRRVVMSDAAWGLSFGKFLELSFSNHATANRVATCGHSLQRDCLRYYGFGSMVAFFRYAAIDILSVHLPPSVLEFNGQVQPEWIRKEATELMGKMETIYAEISDVLDFMEEKNRSFGCEMSGTIELQHHILELKDLLKKERNYYIGFLQPAFVETSEPGQMPVVDVLELNRLRRSLLIGSHVWDRQLYSLDSLLKKTPVSMATDGDVSFAHLQELISDPSGKDGSLDYGYEDHVSESSKFQVPPGNDLPTDKEPIVPPLEPSEDVSHHYSREDEMHSDKEIVNKTSCKGLSSLKSTLSERIDSAWTGTDQLLVKAQPLGTSYLTEVQARAFKHTGQNDDPPLRRLMSPVRVQSFDSALRFRDRIRKGLPPSSLHLSTLRSFHAYGDYRSMVRDPVSSVRRALSQALPHEAQKLDSILNSTPSFVSSASQIADGVRLLLSQTSSNDIVVGVYDSEPTSIISYALSSKDYEDWVADNLNERQAGWSIHESFKEDSAASIFAPWQSFGSMDLDYIHYGNYGSEDTSGSMGNLFADAKRSPHLRISFGDESSNGVGKVRFSVTCYFAKQFDTLRKKCCPSEVDFVRSLSRCQRWSAQGGKSNVYFAKSLDDRFIIKQVTKTELESFQEYAPEYFNYLTDSLNSGSPTCLAKVLGIYQVTVKQLKGGKETKMDLMVMENLFFKRNISRVYDLKGSTRSRYNSDTTGGDKVLLDMNLLESLRTQPIFLGSKAKRSLERAVWNDTSFLASVDVMDYSLLVGVDDERKELVLGIIDFMRQYTWDKHLETWVKASGILGGPKNAAPTIVSPKQYKKRFRKAMTTYFLTVPDQWSS, encoded by the exons ATGGGAATACCTGATCGTTCACTACTAGATCTAATAGACAAAGTTAGGTCCTGGATATCTGGAGGAGCAAGCGATTCACGGTGTTTGTCTAGCGTGTTTGATAT TAGTAACGGTTGCAAGATGTGTTGTGATTGCAATACAAACACCACCGGTATTGGTTCTAGATATCACTGTCAGAGCTGTGGCAGATGGATTTGTGGAAAGTGTATTCAGGGCTCTGAGTGGGATAGCATCAAGAGCAATGATGAGGTTGGAGGGAGTACTATTAAGTTCTGCAAGTTTTGTTCTTTAGCTAGATTAAGGAAGGAAGGTGGAAGGAATAATAGTGAGAAAGTGCATCCGTCTGCCTCTCCCCGAGATAGCCCTGAACCAGCATCACCCTGTTGTAGTGCTGAAACAGTCAAGTGTTCTGTGGATAATGATGAATCTATTCACAGTGATCATTTCTCAAAGATTTTGGAAGCCCATGATTGCAGTTATTCTCCCCATGCTGTGAGGAGTATGACCTCGCTTAGTTCTCACCCATCTCCAATATCCATTCGTCACTCTATTAGCAG GAGTGACGAAGAGGAGGCAGAGGATTCTGGAAAGAACTTTTGCAGTCCTTTAAGTGAATATTGTGATGACAATTCGGACATAGATTTAAGTAGTGTTAGTTCTAGAAAAGAGTTTTTCAGGTCAAGGTCACTGGGATCCCATCATTTTGATTGCCCGTCTAGAATTTATTATACTTATAGTAGAGTTGGGCATTCTGTACTGCAGGGGCAGGAGGGAATCCCTGTGTCTCAGACTGATGGTCCCCTTGGTCAACAGACTAAGGCTGTTTTAAAAAGGCCTGAGAGAGGGAGCGAGGATCCAGATATTACTGATGATTGCTCTGATGACGCGTCAGTTATCTGTAGTCAATATGAGAAGTCACAGAGGCCACTGGATTTTGAAAACAATGGTCTCATCTGGTATCCCCCTCCGCCTGATGATGAGAATGATGATGCAGAGTGTAATATCTTTTCttatgatgatgaagatgatgatattGGAGATTCCGGTGCAGTTTTTTCATCAAGCAGTAGCCTTTCGAGCATGTTTCCTGCAAAGGAGAAACAGAATGAGGGTAACAAGGAACCACTTAGAGCTGTGGTACAGGGGCATTTTAGAGCTCTTGTATCACAACTGTTACAAGGTGAGGGTTTCATGGATAAAGGGGATGGAGATGAGGACTGGCTTGACATAGTTACAAAAATTGCATGGCAAGCGGCAAATTTTGTTAAACCGGATACAAGCAGAGGAGGCAGTATGGATCCTGGTGATTATGTGAAAGTTAAATGTATTGCATCAGGAAGTCCAAGTGACAG TACGCTTATAAAAGGAGTAGTTTGTACAAAGAATATAAAGCATAAGCGCATGACCTCACAGTACAAAAATCCTAGATTACTTATTTTAGGGGGAGCACTTGAGTATCAGAAAATTCCAAACAAGTTGGCGTCTTTCGACACATTACTGCATCAG GAAAACAATCATCTTAGGATGATTATCTCAAAGATAGAGGCTCATCGCCCCAATGTTCTGCTGGTAGAAAAAAGTGTATCTTCGTATGCTCAAGACTACCTGCTGGAAAAGGAAATATCGTTAGTATTGAATGTTAAAAGGCCATTACTGGAGCGTATAGCACAATGTACTGGTGCACTTATTACTCCATCAATTGACGATATCCCTAAGACTCGTTTGGGGCATTGTGAGCTGTTCCGGTTAGAAAAAATTTCTGAACAGCATGAGCCAGCCAATCAGTTTAACAAGAAACCAGTGAAAACCCTGATGTTTTTTGAAGGGTGTCCAAGGCGTCTTTGCTGCACA GTTCTGCTGAAGGGTGCTTGTGTTGAAGAACTAAAGAAGATCAAGCATGTTGTCCAGTATGCAGTGTTTGCAGCTTACCATTTATCCCTTGAAACTTCCTTCCTTGCTGATGAGGGTGCTACTCTGCCGAAGACGACTCTGAGACACCCAGTTACTATACCAGACAGGACAACAGCTGATGCAAATTCAGTAATCCCTAATTCCCATGCTTTGAGCAATTCCCAGGCTGTACCTTTTACTTCTGTTGAAGATGATAATATTTTGGGTCTGAAGCCGGAAATTGAAGGATTAGAGTCTTTGCCTGGGCATCTTTATCATGGACTTGATTTTCCTGTGTCTAATGGTGACTTTGTGATTGGAATTACATCTTCTGATGCTTATACTGATGATATAGGAAATAATGTGATTTTGGGATCCTCATATCAATACAAGGATATAAATGGGGTCACAGTCCATTCTTCTGAAACAAAAGACCTTTCCCAACCAGAGTTGCAAGAAAACTTGCCTCATGACTGGAGTCAACACGAGGATAATGAGTTGACAAACTCTGAAAGGATTGATCACAATCAAGTTTCAAGTGAGTACTTCTCTTCTGCTGACACTCATCAGAGCATATTGGTATCCTTTTCAAGCTATTGTGTACTGAAGGGAACTGTTTGTGAACGCTCCCGACTTCTGCGCATAAAATTCTATGGTTGCTTTGATAAGCCACTGGGCAGATATCTTCGTGATGACCTATTTGATCAG ACATCTTCCTGTCGGACTTGTAAAGAGACAGCTGAGTCTCATCTTCTATGTTACACCCATCAGCAAGGAAACCTTACCATTAATGTTAGACGCCTTCCTTCACTAAAGCTACCTGGGGAGAGAGATGGTAAAATATGGATGTGGCACCGGTGTCTAAGGTGTGCCCATATTAATGGAGTTCCACCAGCAACACGTAGAGTAGTCATGTCAGATGCTGCATGGGGGCTTTCTTTTGGAAAGTTCTTGGAACTGAGCTTTTCAAATCATGCAACTGCAAATCGTGTTGCTACTTGTGGCCATTCATTACAACGGGATTGTCTCCGTTACTATGG GTTTGGAAGCATGGTTGCGTTCTTCCGATATGCCGCAATTGATATTCTTTCTGTCCATTTGCCACCTTCAGTGCTTGAATTCAATGGCCAAGTCCAACCAGAGTGGATAAGAAAAGAGGCAACAG AGCTTATGGGAAAAATGGAAACCATATATGCAGAGATATCTGATGTACTCGACTTCATGGAGGAGAAAAATAGATCTTTTGGATGTGAAATGTCAGGTACAATTGAGTTACAGCACCACATCTTGGAGCTGAAAGATCTGCTTAAGAAGGAAAGAAATTACTACATT GGTTTTCTGCAACCTGCTTTTGTGGAGACTTCTGAACCAGGGCAAATGCCTGTTGTAGACGTTCTGGAGCTGAATCGCTTGAGACGTTCTCTTTTAATTGGTTCTCATGTTTGGGATCGCCAGCTTTATTCATTGGACTCACTGCTTAAAAAGACTCCTGTTTCCATGGCTACTGATGGGGATGTATCTTTTGCCCACCTGCAAGAGTTGATAAGTGATCCATCTGGTAAGGATGGCAGTCTTGACTATGGCTATGAGGATCATGTGTCTGAGTCTTCAAAATTCCAAGTGCCTCCTGGCAATGATCTACCAACAGATAAAGAACCTATTGTACCACCACTCGAACCTTCTGAAGACGTATCACACCATTATAGCCGAGAGGACGAGATGCATTCCGATAAGGAAATTGTTAATAAGACATCCTGCAAGGGCTTGTCCTCCCTTAAATCTACACTGTCTGAGAGAATAGATTCTGCATGGACTGGGACTGATCAACTTCTGGTGAAAGCTCAACCACTTGGTACATCATATTTGACCGAAGTTCAAGCTCGTGCTTTCAAGCATACTGGTCAAAATGATGATCCCCCTCTTAGGAGGCTAATGTCGCCAGTGAGAGTTCAGTCTTTTGATTCTGCCCTAAGATTCCGAGACAGGATTAGGAAGGGATTGCCCCCTTCTTCATTGCATTTGTCGACGCTTAGATCATTCCATGCTTATGGAGATTACAGGAGTATGGTGAGAGATCCTGTTTCTAGTGTAAGAAGGGCTCTTTCCCAGGCATTGCCACACGAGGCACAAAAGTTGGATTCAATACTCAATTCCACACCCTCATTTGTCTCCTCTGCATCTCAAATAGCTGATGGGGTTCGGTTGCTGCTTTCCCAGACAAGCAGCAATGACATAGTCGTTGGTGTTTATGATAGCGAACCCACTAGCATAATCTCATATGCCCTTAGTTCCAAGGATTATGAGGACTGGGTTGCTGATAATTTGAACGAGCGTCAGGCAGGCTGGAGTATTCATGAAAGCTTTAAAGAAGATTCTGCAGCTTCTATCTTTGCACCCTGGCAGTCTTTTGGCTCTATGGACTTGGATTACATCCATTATGGAAATTATGGATCTGAAGATACTTCAGGTTCCATGGGCAACCTGTTTGCAGATGCCAAAAGATCTCCACATTTGAGGATATCTTTCGGGGACGAGTCCTCAAATGGGGTAGGAAAAGTGAGATTTTCTGTGACTTGTTATTTTGCAAAGCAGTTTGACACTCTTAGGAAAAAGTGCTGCCCCAGTGAAGTGGATTTTGTACGATCTTTGAGCCGCTGCCAGAGGTGGAGTGCACAAGGGGGAAAGAGCAATGTATATTTTGCTAAATCTCTGGATGATAGATTCATCATAAAACAAGTCACAAAGACGGAATTGGAATCCTTTCAGGAATATGCACCTGagtattttaattatttgacaGATTCCCTTAACTCAGGAAGTCCAACTTGTCTTGCCAAGGTTCTTGGTATATATCAG GTCACTGTTAAACAGCTGAAAGGTGGGAAGGAAACTAAAATGGATTTGATGGTGATGGAGAACCTTTTCTTCAAAAGAAACATTTCAAGGGTGTATGATCTCAAGGGGTCTACTCGATCCCGTTATAATTCTGATACAACAGGGGGAGACAAAGTACTGTTAGATATGAATTTGTTGGAATCATTACGTACACAACCCATATTTCTTGGAAGCAAAGCAAAGAGAAGCCTGGAGAGAGCTGTTTGGAATGATACGTCGTTTTTAGCG TCTGTTGATGTAATGGACTACTCGCTGCTCGTTGGGGTGGACGATGAGCGGAAGGAGCTGGTTTTGGGGATCATAGATTTCATGAGACAATATACATGGGACAAGCATTTGGAGACATGGGTAAAGGCATCCGGAATACTTGGAGGTCCGAAGAATGCTGCTCCGACCATTGTTTCCCCGAAGCAATACAAGAAACGATTCAGGAAGGCGATGACCACTTATTTTCTCACCGTGCCTGATCAATGGTCGTCATGA
- the LOC137731233 gene encoding uncharacterized protein At1g66480-like, whose translation MGNSLGGKKRAKVMQVNGEAFKLKTPVQAGEVVKDFPGHVLLKSSEVKHFGVRAKPLEPYEQLEPNRLYFLVELPKVDVKKETFQRRVRSGINMSAKDRLESLMLSRRSVSGLSVMKSSASTASIVPEEEANGAVRVRMRLPREDVEKLMRQSRDDGEAAQQIMDLCMVNTNNVKGNDQGLSLNPQMHWKDGGRLLGSQGIKGRDRIQVGFLRDIDPVFVPC comes from the coding sequence ATGGGAAACAGCTTGGGAGGCAAAAAACGTGCAAAAGTTATGCAAGTTAATGGAGAGGCATTCAAGTTGAAGACACCAGTGCAAGCTGGTGAGGTTGTCAAGGATTTCCCAGGTCATGTTTTGCTAAAATCATCGGAGGTGAAGCATTTCGGGGTTCGGGCAAAGCCGTTGGAACCCTACGAACAGCTTGAGCCTAACAGGTTGTATTTTCTCGTGGAGTTGCCAAAGGTTGATGTGAAAAAAGAGACTTTTCAGAGAAGGGTTCGATCGGGAATAAACATGAGTGCTAAGGACAGGCTCGAGAGCCTAATGCTCTCTCGGAGGTCGGTTTCGGGCCTTTCGGTTATGAAATCATCGGCATCGACAGCAAGCATTGTGCCCGAGGAGGAGGCGAATGGGGCGGTGCGCGTGAGGATGAGGCTTCCGAGGGAAGATGTGGAGAAATTGATGCGGCAAAGTAGAGACGACGGGGAGGCAGCTCAGCAGATTATGGATCTTTGCATGGTGAACACCAACAACGTGAAGGGCAATGATCAAGGTTTGAGTTTGAACCCGCAAATGCATTGGAAGGATGGAGGAAGATTGCTTGGGTCGCAAGGAATCAAGGGGCGTGATCGGATTCAGGTAGGGTTTCTTAGAGACATAGATCCTGTTTTTGTGCCATGTTGA